aaaccctaaattccactatttaaattctaccctgaaaacctaattcaaaatctaagcacattttggggttgagcctaaaagaaaaagtgtagagcttgtcaaggtgtacaaagttggtttttggagttttcaaagttgttatataaaatttgaagtaatttgaaaaggtgaaatgtacttaaagtgtccccttttgattttaaacttgcatttcaaaatgtagaccgaattggagtatggttattaaagcaaagttgtagaacattGAATtgggaacaactttcatttttggagatttttgagttactatataaatttgggagtaatttgagaaattagaCGAGTGGTAATTCTATAATTTTGGGGAACAGTACCAGCGGGCAGCTGTCACCACCGGCGACCTTCCTCTGGCTTCCAGGTGTGCTCGTGGCCAtgttcggcttcgcgctggcatggagaaggccGCGGCATGGCTTCTTCTTGCTTCCTGGCCATGTTATATGGTCTTCACCGTCGCTgttcttctctttttcttctcccctgtttttcccgacgccgccgcccagCTCCATCAAGCTCACGCCATCACCGTAGCGCCAACCAGTCGTAGCAAAGCCCATCATAGCTCCGCTTGCTCCTTGCGCATCTAGCTGACCAACCCTTGAAGCTTGACTCCGCTGGGAAATCGCTGTGCGCGCCTTTCTTTCTCACGGCCGGCAGCACCGCCATCGAGTGCgtgtcaccgtggccagcgctccACGGTGCGTATCTGTCCTTGCTTAGCATCCCTTTAGTTTTGCCATGTTGCTATGATGCTTTGTGCCTTGTTgcttgaccattttgtccaccgcagccaccggagcATTGTCGTCGACGTTGTTCGCGCCGCCGTGATTGCTGTGACCGACGAcgagcttcaccgttgcttctccggtcctGTTTCCTGCTCgaacgtgtttggggtgagctcctaatCCTGTCCAAGCGCTTAGTTTAATTGCTACCGGTCTCACATCGCTGGCATAGCGTAGCCACGCCGtcatggccaccatggccggcgtcaagctcgTACCCCGCTGTAATTAGTCTAGCTAGTACATTCAATCGATGCCGTTGCTGTTGAGCGCGGGAGGACggtgatgacaggtgggaccccgttgtcagtgactctgtgtgtgaaaatggatttttctattttgtagatttgaatgaatagtgatgtgatttgttatttttgtaaagaattaattagagctccaaaaattatgaaacttttttgtgtgacctctctgtgatgtaaactatttaggaaaaatattaaatgttgattttcagtacattttgaatgtgataaaaattgctctaattaattaataaatgagcttccatgatttttcaaggctttattatttatccaaaaattatgaaaattgtttttccacttagttatcatgtgataagccttcataaaaattttgagctcaattggagaaagttgatttatttcatatcttttaattaaataattaattcataaaagcaaatagtaaaccttaataatttaggtttttgtttgaattttggattgagtgatgaccttgggtcattagtataagatgatccttggtacttaaagtaagtgtttgggtttatgaaaaaggtttagttagttgttggtttgcaactgtaccgcaaaggaaagttgtattcgagttattaatttttgtatccatcatcaagcatcatgtttcatatcgcgcatcatattaaacatggcattgttactacatatagtgaacgaaagtgagcacgtggtagtcaatcaagttgaggaggaggttaatctgtctgttgaagtcgggtttgataattgtggaacgtctctagaactagacttttccgtcaaccaaggcaagccccggatgcatttaagcctaccttatgttttacaaatttatatcgcttttgcttttcaatactacattaagtgattaggagttgagtgaaaacctaattggtgcattaccaaccttgtttttcaatacCAACCATGTTAACCGTCTCAATCCGAGTAtgcttaattatgcttagccatgcttagaatgaTACATGTCGGGTGATCATCGGTCATccgcgagatataaatggtttcttggttatgactggttatttatgtgatcatgagatatgagcatgtggagtaataaatctagaccgggcggactcggtgtatgggagccacaagacatggaggtcttgtgggcgggttctttccgcctgtgtcgattaagacacatccgttgttgaattgcatgaggtgagactttatagtactgatcacatactccggtaagccttaacttggctattctattacgagaatggctactcgcgcactgggagtggagagatggcgagagtagcgtgtacccacgtggcaatgggctggattggtggagtactatattctcgggtggcgcggacccattcttgttttagaggatctgagggtaggttggtatatgtaggtcggggacctacatatgtcatgtggttgggaatccccagctgggttataatcggtttgaatcatcattgctcctcggttatggagactcaactcactgttcatcatcgtagttaataactgaaacttgagctggttttgagaaagagtttgatatgaagttcatgatctcattatgggtcatggtagattcatatacggcttttacgcaaaagaactttgtttattgttaaagccataccttgaacccctgagcctgcattcctgtgtCTAATCAGTTTTTagttcggttaagtcttgttgagtacttttgtactcatggttcgttgacccttgttgaagGTGAGCCTCATAagcaggtctgtcttggaccgtgctacatgactgttgttcaaatcgatgatgataagtaaatgtgtggtccttgggcaggatacttatattgtgtgtttgtattatgttactaatgtcgCTCCACTaatactatggtttgtaataattatcgaacttagtttgtaaggtttgaaacaactagtttgtaaactaagttattgtaagacttccgctattttactctgatgtagatatttgaataaatgttgtaatactacaatgactctgtaatgggatcctgctcggaaattgtggatgattcggggttctccgtgGACACcggatagtcttcttaagttaccgggaacatatgcatagtcatcagaggtcacTGGACAGTGACAGTTGCAtttgggccctataatttaggaggttctgccacatggtTGCTGAGGTGTTTGGGTCGGGCCCTAGCACCAGCACGCCCATCGTCCAGCTGGCGAAGGTCTCGAATGAGGTTCGGGCGCTCATCTCCGACGGCATGTGCTATGGGATGTCGGGGGTGCTGATGTCGGTGGCGACCCACTACCCTGACCTAGACTTCGTGGCCACCTACAGAGGATATGCATGTGGGTTGAGCATGGATGATATCTAGGCGCTGGGGGAAAGCTTGGCGCCGCACGCACAGGTGGTCGCCGAGCAGGTCACCGCGCGGTGGGTGATGGAGTCTCATCACTCGACGGCGGCGACAGGTGCATGACAGGAAGACATCATCCAACCTACCATGGCGGAGGCTAAGTCAGAGGTGAGCGTCATCCTGCCCGCAACCGAGCCAAACATCGTTCAGACCGCAGCCAAGCCGAGCACCGTCGTCCCGACCACAGCCGAACTACCTTAATCTTCGCTGGCCGCACCGTCCGCCGATACGACTGGAGGACCACAATAGAATTATATAAAAGTAGTTAGTCTTTGTAAAAAGATAAATTCATGGGGGGAGCCCCCCTATGAATAGTTTATGttcttttgtgatgaaatcaatcatgaggggaagcttgtcctgtcgcccttgtttttatccttgcctaactttgctttttgtcctttgcttttcacacctgcccgttgaccgtgggctacaaccttaagaacccaggcatggcccatgaggctcagctgctcgtaaccttAGGTCATGGCGGGGTCTGATCGGTCGGGAGGCTAAAGTGTAAGTTACGTAGGGTAGTCAAAGGAATAGGACACCCTTTCATTTGGGCAAAAAGTGTTACTAAATGACAGTAAAGAGGgagtggtatcgcaccctcgtggagcccctgagtgacccAGGCCAAGAGTGCTTGGGATGGGGTGCTATAGGAGCAAGTTTTAAATAGAAATGAGCGGTAAAGACCGAGCTTAGggaaagaaacgacgtaactgttcgatgtttcatgtcttggtgagaacgttgctgttgtcgtccttcagccaGTAGGTGCCCGGTTGGATCACCTCGACCACcttgtacggtccttcccatggtggagagagcttgtgcttGTCCTTGGTTGACTAGATCCTCTGGAGTACGAGATCATCGACCTTGAGCGTGCTTCCCCTGATTTTTCTCTCGTGGTACCtgcagagagtttgctggtaacaagcggagcggatgacggtcgtctcatgagcctcctcgagtaggtcgaccacgtcctactgagcctccatggctcgatcTTGGTCGAAGGCcctcactcttggggcaccgtgatcGAGGTCGGATGGCAACACAGCTTTAGCTCCATACactaggaagaaaggggtgaaccccatGGATCGTTTTGGAGTCATTCTTAGGCTTCAGAGGACTGTCGGGACCTCTACTACCCATCGCCCGAGATACTTTTTGAGTTGGTCGAAAATGCAGggcttaagtccttagaggactATGCCATTGgcccgttcgacctgaccgttagtacgtgggtgtccaACAAAGGCacaatcgatcctgatgccgtatccatcacaaaagtctaggaacttcttgccAGTGAAGTTGgttccatggtcggtgatgatacagttagaaacaccaaaccgatagatgatgtcgaggaagaacttgacctcCTCTTctgagcgaatgttggtgatgggcttcgccttgatccacttggtgaacttgtccaccgcCATGAGTaagtgagtgaagccacctagggCCTTTTTAGGGGGCCCAACCATGTTGaagccccagaccatgaatggctaggtggTGGACATGGTTTGTAGCTCCTACGCTGGCAAGTGAGTTTGTCAAGTGTAGAACTAGtatccttcacacctacggacaACCTCCTTCGCGTCTCAAAGTGTAgcgggccaatagaaaccttggtgaaaggctttcctGACCAGCGACCTCGGGGCTGCGTGATGTCTGTAGATTCCAGCATGGACttcgaggaggagctatttcccctAGTCGGTCGGGATGCACTACATGAGTACTCTCGACGATCTTTgtttgtaaagttcatcaccgaTGGCGACGAATGTCTTGGTGTGTCGAGCAACTCATCGTGCTTCGGTATTTTCTAGTGGGAGGACTTCTTCGAGGATGTAGGTGAGCAACGGCGCTCTCCAGTCGATCGAGTCGAGCATCATCACGGAGGTGTCGCCTATCGATGTTGTGATGGGAATGTCAGGGCCTGAGCCCCCAAGCGCCTGGTTAGGGTTAGATCGCGTTGGAGTGCCGAAGCCCCCGAGCGCTTGGTCGGGGTTGAGCCACAACGAAGTTGGATCCTCTAGAACGTGGGCAGACGACTTgtggaggtcattgatgaagaccccatctggagacagaacccgcctggcagccaatttcatGAGGAAGTcgacggcatcgttgtcctttcgggggacatgatgcagctcgatcccttggaatttgccctcgagcttgcacacctcttggcagtacaccaccatgagagggctcttgcaggaGGATTCCTTCATGGCTTGGCTGACGACCAGCTCTGAGTCGCCGTGAACATATAACCACGTTGTgtcaagctcgatggcgatgcgcagcccattgatgagggcctcatactccatggTATTGTTCGAGGCTGAAAATGGAGATGAATTGCGtagcagagcctgctcccatctagggagatcagaaccactccagcccctgagccagGCGCTATGatcgacccatcaaagtacatcgtctagtactcgtgggtgacgtccgagGTCAGGAGCTGGACTTCTGTCCATTTGGCGATGAAGTCggcaagagcctgagacttaatagcggtatgggggacatacctaatgtcatggcccatgaccTCGAGTGTCCATTTGGAGATTCATCCCACGGCGTCGCGGTTATGGATGATGACCTCGTGAtcgatgaagtagtgcaggagcttcctggTCGCCATCAACATGGTGTATAGAAGCTTCTAGACCTAGGGGTAGCGAACCTTGGCGTCGGCgagtacctcaccgatgaagtacaTAGGTCGTTGGACCTTTAGGGGGTGTCCTAGATCCTCCCTCTCGACAACAagggcggcgcttaccacatggttgcttgccacgatgtagaggaggagaggttctccccgttcaggagcaacgaggattggggctgatgtCAGCGacactttgaggctttccaaagcctgttgtgcctccTTTGTCCAGACGAATGCAtctatcttcttgagaagtttgtagagaggcatccctcatTTGCCTAGTCAGGAGATGAACCAGCTCAGGGTGGCCAAGCAGCCAGTGAGAgcatgcccttgacgttgcgtatagggcctatgttggagatggccatgattttttgggGTTGGTTGTGATGCCGCACTCGGACATGATGTGTCCGAGcggcttcccctttggaaccccaaaaacacattttttaagattcaatttgacgctgaaccttcggaggttcatgaatgtggtggccaagtttgtgatcaggtcgcttgcgtgagccgttttcaccactgtcatctacatagacggcgAATGTCGGTTTTGGCCactcgacttggtcaggttggtcgggcgggtcaatttggtcggtgaagcatcgctgcatgcaccgttggtagGTGGCACCCGTGTTCTTTAgatcgaaaggcatggttacatgacagtacgaaccatacagggtgatgaatgaggtcgcAACCTGGTCAGActttttcatcgtgatctggtggtagcctaagtaggcatctagaaaggagaggatttcacatcctgaggtggagtcggctatctgatctatgcgtggtaaaggaaaatggtcctttgggcatgccttgttgaggccagtataatcaacacacattctccatttctcattcttcttttttcacaagaacatggttggctagccagtcggagtggtatacctctttgatgaatctggctgctagaagtttggtgatctcttggccTATGGCCTTGTGCCTCTCGTCATCAAAGCGACACAGGCGTTGCTTGGTAGGCTTTAAGCCTAGGATGACacatagtgcatgctcggtgacctccctcagtATGCCCGGTATGTTAgaaggcttccatgcgaagacatcctGATTTGCGTGTTTGAAGTCagtgagctcgctttcctatttggctgggagcttGGTCTCGATCTGCACCATCTTAGTCGGGTCAGTGGGGTTGAtctccaccgccttagtttcctcgacaGGATGGAAGGCACTCGAGGAGGTTGGCCCATTACAGTCGGGGACTGCTAGAGTAGCTGAATTCCTGAGCTTCGGGAGCTCGGgggagttgatgacggcagtggtgGGCTCataatgctcacggtcgcacatgtaggcgtgcgagaaggtgctacccatggtGATGATGTCGTTCGGTCCTGGTATCTTTATCTTGAGGTAGGTATaattggggattgccatgaacttggcatagcatggctaccccaagatggcatggtaggactgtagaaagtccaccacctcgaaggtcagGACCTTCGAGCGAAAGTTGGCTCAGTCGCCAAATGTGACAGGCAGGTCAATCTGCTTGAGTGGGTACGCCTACGTCCCCGAgatcacaccatggaagggaAAGCTCATGGGACGAAACTCTGaccaggggatgcacatggcatcgagggtgtcagcgtatagaatgttgaggccgctccGTCCGTCCATcatcaccttggtgaggcacttcttgtggatgatggagtggatgatgagcgggtagcgacccaTTCGTGGGACGTGGGatggatggtctctctgatcaaaagtgaatggggagtccgaccagctaaggaaagaggggatggccaaCTTGGTGATGCATGCCTCTCGATAGCGTACCctgtgctggtgcttggagtggatggcattggatccccctatggcaaaacctcctaaattatagggcccacatgcacctgtcactgtccaacgacctttgatatctatgcatatgttcccggtaacttaagaagactgtcgggtgtcctcggggaaccccgaatcatccacgatttctgagcaggatcccattacagagtcattgcaatattacaacatttattcaaatatctacatcagagtaaattagcgaaagtcttacaataacttagtttacaaaccggttgtttcaaaccttacaaactaagttcgataattattacaaactatagtagtagtggagtggcattagtaacataatacaaaaacacaatataagtatcatgcccaaggatcacacattcacttatcatcatcgacctgaacaacagtcatgcagcacggtccaaaacagacctgctcatgaggctcacctgcaacaagggtcaacgaaccctgagtacaaaagtactcaacaagacttaaccggaataaaaattgagaagactcaggaatgcaggctcagagattcaaggtatggctttagcaatagtcaaagttcttttgcgtaaaagctctttaacaaaattctttatatcaacatttttatcataaaaaagatcatatacaaagctgacatgatccgtattgggatcatgaaacttcgtatccaacactttctcaaaccttactcaagtttcagttattaactacgatgatgaacagagagttgagtctccataatcgaggagcaacgatgattcgaaccgattaaacccagctggggattccagaccacacgacatatgtaggtccccgacctacatataccaacctaccctcaggtcccctaaaacaagaatgggtccgcgccacccgagaatacagtactccaccaatctagcccattgccacgtgggtacacgctattctcgccatctctccactcccagtgcgcgtgTAGCCATactcgtaatagaatcaccaagttaaggcttaccggagtatgtggttagtactacaaagtctcatctcacacagttcaacaacggagggttcttaatcgacacaggcggaaagaacccgctcacaagacctccatgtcttgtggctcttatacaccgagtccacccgatctagatttattattccacaaGTTCATATCAcaagataacataagtaaccaaacgtaaccaaagatccatttaaaacttgtgggtgacaggtaatcacctgacctttatctgtctaagcatggctaagcataactaggcatttacgaagtaaaactggtaacaaggtagatagggaaaaacaaggttggtaatgcaccaattaggtttttactCACTCCTAATAACTTAATGTAGTATATAacagcaaaagcgataaaaatttataaaacacaaggtaggtttaaatgcatccggggcttgccttggttggcggaaaagtcaggttctggAATCGTCCCACTgatatcagatccgacctcaacagacggattaacttcctccgcaatttgattaactaccacgtgctcaccttcgttcactacacgtagtaacaatgccatgtttaacatgatgcgggatacaaaacatgatgcttgatgatggatgcgaaagttaaaaacttgaatacaactttccttcgcggtacagttactaGTCaagactaactaaacctttttcataacacttatttcaattgccaaggatcattaccaactaatgacccaaggtcatcactcaatcaaaattttcaaacaaaacctaaatcataaaaggttactatttgcttttatgaattaatgctTTAATTAAAAGttatgaaataaattaacttgttccaattgagctcaaaatttttgtaaacgttcatcacatgataactaagtggcaaaacaattttcataatttttggataataatttaatcctagaaaaatcatagaaactcatttattaattaattgagccatttttatcacatccaaaaggtactgaaaaacaacatttcatatttttcctaaataatatacatcacagagaggtcacacaaaaattttcataatttttggagctctaattaattctacacaaaaataacaaaagcatacactattcattcatttttgacaatagaaaaaaaattccattttgaaacCCACGGTCACTGACAgcgtgaccccacatgtcatccccgacCTCCGTGCTGACCACGGcgatgacggcgctgaccggtgatttcttgccgccggtgagatcaacggcgatggCAAAGGTACCACTGTGATCACCACGACATGGCGCATCTACTGGTGTCACAGAATGGATCGATaacagctcataccgagctcgacgccggccatggcggccatgacggCGTGGCTGCGCTATGACGGTGAAACAAAGCCAGTAGCGGTTAAACAAAGTGCAtaggaaggttcagcagctcaccccaaactcgATGGAGCCAAAGGCCAAGCCGGATGATCAATGGAGGCGCTGGTCAACGTTCACAGCAACCACGACGGAGCAagcaacgacgacggcgatgtCCCGGTGACTACGGTGGAtaaaatggtcaatcaaccgagcacgaagcaccatggcatcatggcgaagctgaaacaaagcttcacaaggtcagaggctcactgtagagcgctggccacgacggcgcttgCTCGACGGAGATTCTACCGGCTGCGAGGAAGAAAGCCAGCTAGCGGCGTTCCTCGGGGAAATCAAGCGACTAAGGCtggttggctgggtgcgcaaggaatagGTGAAGTTGGGATAGGCTTTgccgagatggcaacggcgctag
Above is a genomic segment from Miscanthus floridulus cultivar M001 chromosome 3, ASM1932011v1, whole genome shotgun sequence containing:
- the LOC136542936 gene encoding uncharacterized protein codes for the protein MAIPNYTYLKIKIPGPNDIITMGSTFSHAYMCDREHYEPTTAVINSPELPKLRNSATLAVPDCNGPTSSSAFHPVEETKAVEINPTDPTKMVQIETKLPAK